One Candidatus Kapaibacterium sp. genomic window carries:
- a CDS encoding DUF3108 domain-containing protein — protein sequence MSWIALPIAFLVASHAQAPVCPPGDWTRSVPNEAFGFGERLEYDVKYRFITAGKAYFQIAPEPVYRYNRPCYDIRFEVRSVPALDWLYRVRDFYRTVIDVAGIFPYEFEQRLREGGYRRDFTARLDHARCRAITSDGEFAIPRYVHDIVSAFYYVRTLKLSAMPKDTVLRLQNFYGTKTYDLGVRIHGKQVVSVSSGTFRCILIEPLVTEGGLFKSEGRILMWLTDDDRKIPVKVVTKVLIGTIEAELTGYSGLRGPLLAKLK from the coding sequence ATGAGCTGGATTGCCCTGCCGATTGCTTTCCTCGTAGCGTCTCACGCACAGGCTCCTGTCTGCCCTCCTGGGGACTGGACACGCTCTGTCCCAAACGAGGCCTTCGGATTCGGGGAGCGGCTGGAGTACGATGTCAAGTACCGCTTCATCACCGCTGGAAAGGCCTACTTCCAGATTGCCCCAGAACCCGTCTACCGCTATAATCGCCCATGCTACGACATCCGTTTTGAAGTGCGCTCCGTTCCTGCCTTGGACTGGCTGTACCGTGTACGGGACTTCTATCGCACCGTCATTGACGTTGCTGGCATCTTCCCGTACGAGTTCGAGCAGCGCCTCCGCGAAGGCGGCTACCGACGAGACTTCACTGCACGTTTAGACCACGCCCGTTGCCGGGCTATTACCAGTGACGGAGAGTTCGCAATACCGCGCTATGTGCATGACATCGTCTCCGCCTTCTACTACGTGCGCACGCTGAAGCTCTCGGCAATGCCGAAGGATACTGTACTGCGCCTGCAGAACTTCTACGGCACTAAAACCTACGACCTCGGCGTTCGCATCCATGGAAAGCAAGTGGTATCGGTTTCCTCCGGTACCTTCCGCTGCATCCTGATAGAGCCTTTGGTGACGGAGGGTGGACTCTTCAAGAGCGAGGGCCGGATCCTCATGTGGCTCACCGACGATGACCGCAAAATCCCTGTGAAAGTCGTCACCAAGGTGCTCATCGGCACCATAGAGGCTGAGCTCACCGGTTACTCCGGCCTCCGAGGTCCCTTGTTGGCGAAGCTGAAATGA
- a CDS encoding glycosyltransferase family 4 protein gives MHVAIVTYHFLPRLGGVEVAVHELATALSALGLEVSVVAPQAGLDGRLAYRLVPLPPWRGVPRWVRTYAALASLYRRSPYAVVHAQMLYPTAYEVARFCRWKAIPLVVSPQGADIHVYEPLGYGMRLQARLERRIRTAVRRATVVTVSSRLMCREVALLDPEAAERAVYVPNGTWTERFRGYDRQELRHRFGVQPEETVFITVSRNSPIKGLPLLLRAAQTLAAEFPRGWRLWVLGVGTQELAGEVATGRLPVEFLGQVPMEYRSEGVPVQPPTALVQRLLAADVYVAPAFSGGFELSCADAFAAGLPLIICRANGAQDLVQDYGAGIVIPPANEAALVEALRRMLLQQEERQAMRQRAYEVAQQLDWKAIAERCRQLYEDLSALRRLRHG, from the coding sequence ATGCACGTCGCGATCGTGACATACCATTTCTTGCCTCGGCTGGGAGGGGTGGAGGTAGCGGTCCACGAGCTTGCTACAGCGCTCTCGGCACTTGGGCTGGAAGTGAGCGTCGTTGCTCCACAGGCAGGGCTGGACGGTCGGTTGGCATACCGACTGGTCCCGTTGCCGCCATGGCGTGGCGTGCCGCGGTGGGTCCGCACATATGCGGCGCTGGCGAGCCTGTACCGACGTTCCCCATACGCTGTAGTCCACGCGCAGATGCTCTATCCAACGGCCTACGAGGTCGCCCGCTTCTGTCGTTGGAAAGCCATCCCGCTCGTTGTCAGTCCACAAGGGGCTGACATCCACGTCTACGAGCCACTGGGTTACGGGATGCGGCTTCAAGCACGATTAGAGCGCCGCATTCGCACTGCAGTGCGCCGTGCAACTGTAGTGACGGTCTCCAGCCGTCTCATGTGCCGCGAGGTAGCGCTCCTCGATCCGGAGGCGGCCGAACGGGCTGTCTATGTGCCGAACGGGACGTGGACAGAGCGCTTCCGTGGCTACGATCGTCAAGAGCTGCGGCATCGCTTCGGGGTCCAGCCTGAGGAGACTGTCTTCATCACGGTCAGCCGCAATAGCCCCATCAAGGGGCTACCGCTGCTGCTCCGAGCTGCTCAGACCCTAGCGGCGGAGTTTCCGCGTGGATGGCGCCTCTGGGTCCTTGGGGTTGGCACGCAAGAACTGGCGGGCGAAGTCGCTACGGGACGACTACCGGTGGAGTTCCTCGGACAAGTCCCAATGGAGTACCGCTCCGAAGGGGTGCCGGTCCAGCCCCCTACAGCACTCGTGCAACGCCTATTAGCGGCCGACGTCTACGTTGCTCCAGCGTTCAGTGGGGGCTTCGAACTTTCGTGTGCAGATGCCTTTGCTGCGGGGCTGCCGCTCATCATCTGCCGAGCGAACGGTGCTCAGGACTTGGTGCAGGACTACGGTGCTGGAATCGTCATCCCACCGGCGAACGAAGCTGCACTCGTGGAGGCTCTCCGCCGGATGCTCCTTCAACAGGAGGAGCGGCAAGCAATGCGCCAGCGGGCGTACGAAGTGGCCCAGCAGTTGGACTGGAAAGCCATAGCAGAGCGATGTCGCCAACTGTATGAGGATCTTTCTGCTTTGCGTAGGCTGAGACATGGCTGA
- a CDS encoding outer-membrane lipoprotein carrier protein LolA has protein sequence MSLRWTLVAAGSLLAAQSLAADELAALRRYYARLQSFAVEAVSETGLELRLTVARGNRFRAEWAGRLLVCDGTTVWSYTPALRQVVISSARRVLPSGGIEHVLLSLLGESRLRLLSQSGDILSVAWTPPDTLALGFQQAILRFRRQDWVPVAVELPAESGSQRWEIRRFQPDPPVTARYFHFQPPTDAEVIDLRR, from the coding sequence ATGAGCCTACGCTGGACTCTGGTCGCTGCGGGGAGCCTGCTAGCGGCACAGTCGCTGGCCGCCGACGAACTGGCTGCCCTGCGGCGATACTACGCGCGCTTGCAAAGCTTCGCGGTGGAGGCTGTTTCTGAGACGGGACTGGAGCTCCGTCTAACTGTTGCCCGAGGGAATCGTTTCCGGGCTGAATGGGCGGGACGCCTCCTAGTCTGTGATGGGACGACAGTCTGGAGCTACACGCCTGCACTCCGGCAAGTGGTTATCTCCTCGGCACGACGTGTCCTGCCGTCAGGAGGGATCGAACATGTCCTGTTAAGCCTCCTCGGAGAGTCTCGCCTACGCCTCCTTTCGCAGAGCGGTGATATCCTTTCGGTTGCATGGACACCTCCAGATACCCTTGCCCTCGGCTTCCAGCAAGCCATCTTGCGGTTTCGTCGCCAAGACTGGGTTCCAGTAGCGGTAGAGCTCCCCGCTGAGAGCGGAAGCCAGCGCTGGGAGATCCGTCGCTTCCAGCCAGATCCACCCGTGACGGCCCGCTACTTCCATTTCCAGCCCCCCACAGATGCTGAAGTCATCGACCTACGTCGTTAA
- a CDS encoding arsenate reductase ArsC, whose product MRILVLCTHNARRSLMAEALLRWLARGHCEVVSAGIEPGTVDPNTLTVLREIGVPTDGLRSKSVEEFQGQHFDVVLTVCDGARERCPVFPGAPRVMHWSLPDPSLAQGTTEEVLEQFRRVRDELLRRIQQELLPLLAPAADSASCTSRS is encoded by the coding sequence ATGCGGATCTTGGTGCTGTGCACGCACAACGCCCGCCGCTCGCTGATGGCCGAAGCTCTGCTGCGCTGGTTGGCGCGGGGGCACTGTGAGGTGGTCAGCGCTGGCATAGAGCCTGGGACCGTTGACCCAAACACCCTGACTGTGCTCCGTGAGATAGGCGTCCCAACGGATGGCCTGCGCTCGAAGTCCGTCGAAGAGTTCCAAGGCCAACACTTCGATGTTGTCCTGACGGTCTGCGATGGGGCTCGGGAGCGTTGCCCTGTCTTTCCGGGTGCCCCTCGGGTGATGCACTGGAGTCTGCCTGATCCCTCGCTGGCGCAGGGGACGACCGAGGAGGTGTTGGAACAGTTTCGCCGTGTTCGTGACGAGCTCCTTCGACGGATCCAGCAGGAGCTGTTGCCGCTGCTGGCGCCGGCAGCAGACAGCGCTTCATGCACGTCGCGATCGTGA
- a CDS encoding acyl-CoA thioesterase yields MEQRQDRWTSAEPQQFRHRLLGRVHSHEVDRQGIVHNAVYLYWLEVARVEYFRALGLAIDRQTFITKHRFVVARIEIDYRMAAQFDDEYEILSRVAYVGRTSLGFEQLVRRLPDHTLLAHARTVMVHLNPATHKPERIQDAYRTLIRQYEGETVHIEAA; encoded by the coding sequence ATGGAACAGCGCCAGGACCGTTGGACCAGTGCTGAGCCGCAGCAGTTCCGCCACCGCCTGTTGGGACGAGTGCATTCGCACGAGGTAGACCGGCAGGGCATCGTCCACAACGCTGTCTACCTGTACTGGCTGGAGGTGGCACGTGTGGAGTACTTTCGTGCCCTCGGGCTGGCGATAGACCGGCAGACCTTCATCACGAAACACCGTTTCGTGGTGGCTCGCATTGAGATCGACTACCGCATGGCGGCGCAGTTTGACGATGAGTACGAGATCCTCAGCCGTGTTGCATACGTCGGACGGACATCGCTCGGCTTCGAACAGTTGGTCCGCCGCCTGCCTGACCACACGCTCTTGGCACATGCCCGGACAGTGATGGTGCACCTAAATCCCGCAACACACAAGCCGGAGCGCATACAGGACGCCTACCGGACGCTCATCCGGCAGTACGAAGGAGAGACTGTGCACATCGAGGCCGCATGA
- a CDS encoding polyprenyl synthetase family protein, producing the protein MKREWLEGSPEEVFVRLRESVELRLREAAQKLQKETVLKQTVPYVLQLPGKRVRPLLCLLAAAVEGADPHVAVSVAASVEILHTFTLVHDDIMDRSVLRRGYPTVHAQWNEAVAILTGDVLIGVAYCLLEEYAGHPNFAQLVHTMACALVRVSEGQALDLELPAGERLTLARYWQMVEDKTAALLQATLLLGALVGEVSAPTQELLLQLGMQLGRAFQLQDDLLDLIGETEETGKRHGQDLREGKYTYAILRALEQAPDNPLLQRYRQHRGARSDEEVEALVELLQGLGVLEEMREQVGLEYARAIALAKQLPATPASELLCYLLQSLSQRRR; encoded by the coding sequence ATGAAGAGGGAGTGGCTGGAAGGCTCGCCCGAAGAGGTCTTTGTACGGCTCCGAGAGTCGGTGGAGCTACGCCTCCGAGAAGCAGCGCAGAAGTTACAGAAGGAGACCGTGCTCAAGCAGACCGTGCCGTACGTACTACAGTTGCCTGGTAAGCGAGTACGGCCGCTGTTGTGTCTTTTGGCGGCTGCGGTGGAAGGGGCAGATCCGCATGTGGCCGTCTCAGTGGCCGCGTCCGTTGAAATCCTGCATACCTTCACCCTTGTCCACGACGATATCATGGATCGCTCGGTCCTTCGGCGTGGATACCCAACAGTGCATGCGCAGTGGAATGAGGCGGTAGCCATCCTAACGGGAGACGTTCTCATTGGTGTAGCATACTGCCTCTTGGAAGAGTACGCAGGACACCCCAACTTCGCGCAACTGGTCCACACGATGGCCTGTGCCCTTGTACGGGTCTCCGAGGGACAGGCCCTAGACTTGGAGCTCCCTGCAGGAGAGCGGCTTACACTGGCCCGGTACTGGCAGATGGTGGAGGACAAGACTGCTGCCCTCCTGCAGGCAACCCTCCTACTGGGAGCTCTCGTCGGGGAGGTCAGTGCTCCGACCCAGGAGTTACTGCTGCAATTAGGCATGCAGCTCGGACGTGCATTCCAGCTCCAGGATGACCTTCTGGACCTTATCGGCGAGACGGAAGAGACCGGCAAGCGGCACGGGCAGGACCTAAGAGAGGGGAAGTACACGTACGCAATCCTGCGGGCCCTGGAGCAAGCTCCGGATAACCCCCTACTGCAGCGGTATCGGCAGCACCGCGGGGCGAGGTCGGATGAGGAAGTTGAGGCCCTGGTAGAGCTGCTCCAAGGGTTGGGGGTCTTGGAGGAGATGCGAGAGCAAGTAGGCTTGGAGTATGCTCGTGCAATCGCGTTAGCTAAGCAGCTCCCTGCAACTCCGGCCTCAGAGCTCCTCTGCTATCTCCTCCAGAGCCTCAGCCAGCGGCGTCGTTAA
- a CDS encoding SDR family NAD(P)-dependent oxidoreductase has protein sequence MAERVLVTGAGGFIGSHVVELLVQEGYRVRAFIRYISAGSIGNLAWLPPEVRAEVEIVRGDLRDPDAVRRACHGCPLVVHLAASVSIPYSYVHPREFVETNVIGTLNVLSAVLGAGTVERVVVTSTSEVFGTAQYVPMDEAHPLQPQSPYAASKVAADKLAESFHRSYGLPVVILRPFNTYGPRQTPRAVVPTIILQALQRGRIRLGRLEPRRDLLYVADTAAAFLVCLRAPAEAVVGQTFNVGTGNDISIGELCQRICTLLGMPELPIETEERRYRPEESEVYQLCADSRKAQRVLGWQPQYSLEQGLQMTLAWFREHQHRYAPEDYLV, from the coding sequence ATGGCTGAGCGTGTTCTAGTGACAGGAGCTGGGGGCTTCATCGGTAGCCATGTAGTAGAGCTGCTGGTCCAGGAAGGGTACCGTGTGCGGGCTTTCATACGGTACATCTCCGCTGGGAGTATTGGGAACCTGGCGTGGCTGCCTCCGGAAGTGAGGGCAGAAGTGGAGATCGTGCGGGGTGACCTACGCGACCCAGACGCCGTCCGACGGGCCTGTCATGGCTGCCCTTTGGTTGTGCACCTAGCTGCTTCTGTAAGTATCCCGTATTCGTACGTCCACCCGCGCGAGTTCGTGGAGACGAATGTCATCGGTACGCTCAACGTGCTCTCAGCAGTACTTGGGGCAGGGACAGTCGAGCGTGTCGTGGTGACCTCCACCAGTGAGGTCTTCGGCACAGCGCAGTACGTGCCGATGGACGAAGCACATCCATTGCAGCCGCAGTCCCCGTATGCCGCAAGCAAAGTCGCTGCTGATAAGCTCGCAGAGAGCTTCCACCGGAGCTACGGCTTGCCGGTGGTCATCCTGCGTCCCTTCAACACTTACGGTCCGCGGCAGACACCACGTGCCGTCGTGCCGACCATCATTCTGCAGGCGCTCCAGCGTGGACGCATCCGCCTGGGTCGGTTGGAACCTCGACGGGACCTGCTCTACGTCGCTGACACTGCTGCGGCCTTTTTGGTTTGCCTTCGTGCCCCAGCAGAGGCTGTCGTGGGGCAGACCTTCAATGTCGGTACGGGAAACGACATCAGTATCGGCGAGCTCTGCCAGCGGATCTGCACACTACTTGGCATGCCTGAGCTTCCAATCGAGACGGAGGAACGGCGCTATCGCCCTGAGGAGAGCGAAGTCTACCAGCTCTGTGCAGACAGCCGGAAAGCGCAACGTGTCTTAGGGTGGCAGCCACAGTACAGCTTAGAGCAGGGCCTGCAGATGACGCTAGCGTGGTTCAGAGAGCACCAACATCGCTACGCGCCGGAGGATTACCTGGTGTGA
- a CDS encoding PorT family protein, which yields MQAVIALIVAVGTLGVVWAQEPGPLVAQKGLRTGLAAVRFVGTDAEGVRTQLNPAVGVFGILRFEALGIPKLTLLLELLYARRGTEQRISLGGGGYDLRYNLDQLELLVAPRLNVAMTPLPVAIYAGIVPGLRTSGRVEQKIGGGPPKKLEASLRSITVGLSAGAGTELPLRRSARLLVDLRAYYGLLSILERDFNPPLREGKPIRAVHPLALGIAVGVGF from the coding sequence ATGCAGGCTGTTATTGCTCTCATTGTTGCTGTCGGGACTCTTGGTGTGGTGTGGGCTCAGGAGCCTGGGCCTCTGGTAGCTCAAAAAGGACTTCGGACAGGTCTGGCAGCGGTGCGCTTCGTAGGGACAGATGCCGAAGGGGTGCGGACGCAGTTGAATCCTGCAGTGGGAGTCTTCGGTATCCTCCGATTCGAGGCTCTGGGGATCCCCAAACTCACGCTCCTCTTGGAGCTGCTCTACGCCCGTCGAGGGACTGAGCAAAGGATCTCCTTGGGTGGGGGAGGATACGACCTACGTTATAACCTCGACCAGCTTGAGCTGCTGGTGGCCCCGCGCCTCAATGTTGCTATGACGCCCCTGCCAGTAGCCATCTATGCTGGAATTGTACCGGGACTGCGAACGAGCGGTAGGGTGGAACAAAAAATCGGAGGTGGACCTCCAAAGAAGCTAGAGGCTTCTCTGCGAAGCATCACTGTAGGGCTGAGCGCTGGGGCTGGAACGGAGCTGCCGCTACGCCGCTCGGCACGCCTACTGGTAGACCTACGGGCATACTACGGGCTCCTCTCGATCCTCGAGCGGGATTTCAATCCCCCGCTGCGGGAGGGCAAGCCAATTCGCGCAGTCCATCCACTCGCTCTCGGCATAGCAGTGGGCGTAGGGTTTTAG
- the ltaE gene encoding low-specificity L-threonine aldolase: MIDLRSDTVTRPTEEMRRVMAQAPVGDDVFGEDPSVNALQEYVADLLGKEAALFVPSGVMGNQIALAVHCRPGDEVIVEAASHIFTYETAAPAIIARVQLHCIPSAFGQMPLEALQQAIRPPEYYFPRTALICLENTHNRHGGTVLPLDYVRAVAECARRHGIALHCDGARLWNACVATGISPRQYAEPFDSVMVSFSKGLGAPVGSALVGSRDFIAEARRWRKILGGGMRQAGILAAAALYALQRHIERLREDHEHAYLFAQLLAESGVVELELERVQTNIVVFRYPAGIPFAAFADSCRREGVLISQGMPGFARAVFHLHITRQQAIQAAQAIIRAVRSLLGVLP, from the coding sequence ATGATAGACCTCCGCAGCGATACCGTCACGCGGCCGACAGAAGAGATGCGCCGCGTGATGGCACAGGCTCCCGTCGGTGACGACGTCTTCGGAGAAGACCCCTCGGTCAATGCCCTCCAGGAGTACGTGGCCGACCTTCTGGGGAAGGAGGCGGCGCTCTTCGTCCCCAGCGGTGTTATGGGGAATCAAATTGCATTGGCAGTCCACTGCCGCCCGGGGGACGAAGTGATCGTAGAGGCAGCCTCGCACATCTTCACCTACGAGACAGCAGCGCCAGCCATCATTGCCCGAGTGCAGCTCCACTGTATCCCGTCAGCTTTTGGGCAGATGCCTCTGGAAGCCCTCCAGCAGGCTATCCGGCCGCCGGAGTACTACTTTCCGCGGACGGCGCTCATATGCTTGGAGAACACACACAACCGGCATGGTGGGACAGTGCTGCCGCTGGACTACGTTCGGGCCGTGGCGGAATGCGCGCGCCGCCACGGCATAGCCCTCCACTGTGACGGTGCGCGGCTCTGGAATGCTTGCGTCGCAACAGGAATTTCGCCCCGGCAGTATGCCGAACCCTTCGATAGCGTGATGGTGAGCTTCTCCAAGGGATTGGGAGCGCCGGTCGGTTCAGCCTTAGTGGGCAGCCGTGATTTCATCGCTGAAGCTCGGAGGTGGCGGAAGATCTTGGGCGGAGGAATGCGGCAGGCCGGGATATTGGCCGCAGCAGCACTCTATGCCCTGCAACGCCACATCGAGCGCCTACGCGAAGACCACGAGCACGCCTACCTCTTTGCCCAGTTGCTGGCAGAATCGGGTGTCGTGGAGCTTGAGCTCGAGCGGGTGCAGACCAACATCGTTGTCTTCCGCTACCCAGCTGGAATTCCATTCGCTGCCTTCGCTGACAGCTGCCGTCGCGAAGGGGTGCTCATCAGCCAGGGAATGCCTGGATTTGCTCGGGCAGTCTTCCACTTGCACATCACCCGCCAACAGGCAATCCAAGCGGCTCAGGCCATCATTCGTGCTGTCCGGTCACTTCTGGGAGTGCTGCCGTAG
- a CDS encoding DUF4175 family protein produces MMASYEATYHLLQRRLLRTHTKELFLRTTAAGAWALVVSVAALLAIAAVEAVLMASSSVRALLWHGWLGFTALLFAGAVLSQLVPWVRQHRHKVVEDMALRVGAHYPHVGDMLCNVLQLMANLQQLRGTSQELAIAAFERVAREVEALDFGAIVDRHRSQRALLVLFGTLLGASLLLGAVEPLRSGLYRLALWHRSFVPPAPFTLRVEPSEATVLRGAPVTVKVYADGTPPATVQLHLLPEQGGERVQELSSETPGMFVAELGPAYVSMRYYASARWMGEDVVSPVGSLRVVERPILQSLRLELRPPAYTRQQPVRLEEYVSGIAVPRGSLLVVVAEANKPLQQAELLFARSEGGDTVRVPLTVAGTQAQGSSVVAASGSWAVVVRDRDGQTNESPLWHRITALDDAPPQIALLQPTSDIELPQQGLLPLRVGISDDYGFSRLLLHYRLAASRYAPVQSEFRQIAIPFDPTSTLQEVPYVWDLRPLKLSPEDRYEFFVEVWDNDAISGPKSARTPILSVQLPSLEQVLRQSEVAQERTIQELQSTVQQLNELRRRSEELNRQLRSPSAQQPQQRWEQQRRLQELLEQHQSLQQRVEQLAQQLEAMTQRLEQVQALSPETLQKYRELQQLLREVRSPQLQQLMERLQQALQQMTPEQLRQALQNFRFNEEEFRAALERTLRLLKRLQAEQKLDALRRRLERLAEQQEQLQQETERARGPEQAPELQQQQEELRRQWQQLQQEWQSLEQLMREVLPEAPSEAIRQAAQHMQGEQTTEALQQASTQLQQGQLRQATGAQRRAASNMRSAAAALDRLWQELQRNLTREVQRQLQKAMLDALELSEQQEQLRERTQGVPAGSQRFAELARRQQELQQATAAVTERVMGVAQRSFAVTPQMARELGQALRSMQRATAQLAERTPAAAQAQQEAMEALNRSVLLLQDALSTLQAASAGGACPNPGAGQGAGGMGFLERLQQLALQQQGITQALQQLLQGRLTMEQQAQLARLAAQQAQVQQALEELARQQPSSGQRPLGDLRRLAEEMRELVEELRGGQVTQETIRRQHRILSRMLDALRSIYERDYEPQREARPGQDIIRPSPPELQLSEPSRIVPEDALRLLRQSYSPDYQRLIERYFELLRRSPTLQLR; encoded by the coding sequence ATGATGGCCAGCTACGAGGCTACCTACCATTTGCTGCAACGCCGATTGCTTCGGACGCACACGAAGGAGCTTTTCCTGAGGACAACCGCTGCGGGCGCTTGGGCACTGGTGGTGTCAGTTGCAGCGCTGCTGGCGATAGCTGCAGTAGAGGCTGTGCTTATGGCTAGCTCGTCGGTGCGGGCACTGCTCTGGCATGGCTGGCTAGGGTTCACTGCCTTGCTCTTCGCAGGGGCGGTGCTCTCACAGCTTGTCCCGTGGGTCCGCCAGCATCGGCACAAGGTAGTGGAGGATATGGCGCTGCGCGTCGGTGCACACTACCCTCACGTGGGGGATATGCTCTGCAACGTGCTGCAGCTCATGGCGAACCTGCAGCAACTTCGGGGGACGTCGCAGGAATTGGCGATTGCAGCGTTTGAGCGAGTAGCGCGGGAAGTAGAAGCACTGGACTTTGGGGCCATTGTAGACCGCCACCGTAGCCAGCGGGCCCTCTTGGTGCTGTTCGGGACACTGCTTGGAGCATCCTTGCTGCTCGGAGCAGTGGAGCCGCTCCGAAGCGGATTGTACCGCCTGGCATTGTGGCATCGCTCGTTTGTGCCACCCGCACCCTTCACGCTACGAGTAGAGCCGAGCGAGGCGACCGTCCTGCGCGGTGCGCCCGTCACAGTGAAGGTCTACGCCGACGGCACTCCGCCAGCAACGGTCCAGCTCCACCTCCTTCCAGAGCAGGGCGGGGAGCGGGTGCAGGAGCTAAGCTCCGAGACTCCGGGCATGTTTGTTGCGGAGCTCGGGCCAGCGTATGTGTCCATGCGCTACTACGCAAGCGCCCGCTGGATGGGGGAGGATGTCGTAAGCCCCGTAGGAAGCTTGCGCGTTGTAGAACGGCCGATTCTGCAGAGCCTTCGGCTGGAGCTCCGTCCGCCGGCCTACACACGGCAGCAGCCTGTGCGGCTAGAGGAGTACGTCTCGGGGATTGCGGTGCCGCGCGGATCGCTCCTTGTTGTCGTTGCGGAGGCCAACAAGCCACTGCAGCAGGCAGAGCTCCTCTTTGCACGGTCGGAAGGTGGAGATACGGTCCGTGTGCCGCTGACGGTAGCCGGAACCCAGGCTCAGGGGAGCTCTGTGGTGGCAGCCAGTGGGAGTTGGGCAGTCGTTGTCCGCGACCGTGACGGCCAGACCAACGAGAGTCCGCTCTGGCACCGCATCACCGCTCTCGACGACGCCCCACCCCAGATTGCACTCCTCCAGCCTACCAGCGATATTGAGCTGCCGCAGCAGGGGCTCTTGCCGCTCCGTGTCGGTATCAGCGACGACTACGGTTTCTCGCGGCTCCTCCTCCACTACCGCTTGGCAGCGTCGCGCTATGCTCCGGTGCAGTCGGAGTTTCGCCAGATAGCAATCCCCTTCGACCCCACGAGCACTCTGCAGGAGGTGCCATATGTTTGGGACTTGAGGCCGTTGAAGCTGTCGCCAGAGGACCGCTACGAGTTCTTCGTGGAGGTCTGGGACAACGATGCCATCAGCGGGCCAAAGTCGGCGCGGACCCCTATCCTTTCCGTGCAGCTACCTTCGCTGGAGCAGGTCTTGCGGCAGTCGGAGGTAGCGCAAGAGCGTACGATCCAAGAGCTGCAGAGCACTGTGCAGCAGTTGAATGAGCTTCGCCGTAGGAGCGAGGAGCTGAACCGACAGCTCCGTTCGCCGTCGGCCCAGCAACCCCAGCAGCGATGGGAGCAACAACGCCGGCTGCAGGAGCTACTGGAGCAGCACCAAAGCTTGCAACAGCGGGTGGAGCAGCTCGCACAGCAGTTGGAGGCGATGACGCAGCGACTGGAGCAGGTCCAGGCGCTGTCGCCGGAGACGCTCCAGAAGTATCGCGAGCTCCAGCAGCTCCTCCGCGAAGTCCGTTCCCCACAACTGCAGCAGCTCATGGAGCGGCTCCAGCAGGCGCTCCAGCAGATGACGCCCGAGCAGCTCCGGCAAGCGTTGCAGAACTTCCGCTTCAACGAGGAGGAGTTTCGAGCGGCCCTGGAGCGCACACTGCGCCTGCTGAAGCGCCTCCAAGCGGAGCAGAAGCTGGACGCCCTCCGGCGGCGTCTGGAGCGCCTGGCCGAGCAGCAGGAGCAGCTCCAGCAGGAGACCGAACGGGCACGAGGTCCAGAGCAAGCCCCAGAGCTCCAGCAGCAGCAGGAGGAACTCCGCCGTCAGTGGCAGCAACTCCAGCAGGAGTGGCAGTCGTTGGAGCAGCTCATGCGGGAAGTGCTACCGGAGGCACCTTCAGAGGCAATCCGCCAGGCGGCTCAGCACATGCAGGGGGAGCAAACGACTGAGGCTCTGCAGCAGGCCTCCACGCAGCTCCAGCAGGGCCAACTGCGGCAAGCAACGGGGGCACAGCGCCGAGCTGCTTCCAACATGCGTTCGGCTGCTGCGGCTCTGGATCGCCTCTGGCAGGAGCTGCAGCGGAACCTAACGCGCGAGGTCCAGCGCCAACTGCAGAAGGCGATGCTGGATGCCCTGGAGCTGTCTGAACAGCAGGAGCAGTTGCGCGAGCGCACTCAAGGGGTGCCGGCAGGTTCCCAGCGCTTCGCCGAGCTTGCCCGTCGGCAGCAAGAGCTCCAGCAGGCCACAGCTGCTGTCACGGAGCGTGTCATGGGAGTAGCTCAGCGCTCGTTTGCCGTGACACCGCAGATGGCTCGAGAGTTGGGACAGGCTCTGCGCTCCATGCAGCGGGCTACGGCGCAGTTAGCCGAGCGCACGCCTGCCGCCGCTCAGGCTCAACAGGAGGCGATGGAGGCGCTCAACCGCTCTGTGCTGCTACTCCAAGATGCTCTCTCCACTCTCCAGGCCGCCAGTGCTGGTGGAGCCTGTCCGAATCCTGGTGCAGGGCAAGGGGCTGGTGGCATGGGGTTCCTAGAGCGGCTCCAGCAGTTGGCCCTCCAGCAGCAAGGCATTACGCAGGCGCTCCAGCAGCTCCTCCAAGGTCGGCTGACGATGGAGCAGCAGGCGCAGCTGGCCCGGTTGGCAGCCCAACAGGCACAAGTGCAGCAAGCCCTGGAAGAGTTGGCACGCCAGCAGCCTTCTAGCGGACAGCGTCCCTTGGGTGACCTGCGACGCTTGGCTGAAGAGATGCGGGAGCTCGTTGAGGAGCTCCGAGGTGGACAGGTAACCCAAGAGACGATACGCCGACAGCACCGGATTCTTTCGCGCATGCTGGATGCACTGCGGTCCATCTACGAGCGGGACTACGAGCCGCAGCGGGAAGCTCGCCCGGGTCAAGATATCATCCGCCCAAGCCCACCGGAGCTCCAGCTCTCAGAACCCTCGCGCATAGTCCCAGAGGACGCGCTGCGTCTACTGCGGCAGAGCTACAGCCCGGACTACCAGCGCCTCATAGAGCGCTACTTTGAGCTCCTGCGCCGTTCGCCTACACTGCAGCTACGCTGA